The DNA segment GCCAAGCTGTAATTGACATGGTAAGTAGTTCTTTCTATGCCATATTATTTCATAAGTTCTGTGGGTGCCACCATGATTTACTGCCAGAGTTCCATCCTGCAGTCGGTATATGCTTTCTGAGGTTAGATTAACACCTACAGGATGAGAGATGAGTGTGACAGAGGTATACATTGTGAGAATTTGGAATAGAGGACGGCTCTGGTGATAATTTTGTATGATAGCTGGCATGATGCTACAGGCCTGCAGGGTGCCCATGCCAGCTGGTACAACTGATAGCATATAAGGTTGTATTAACACCATCAACATGGTACAGGTCCCATGCCAAAATTGTGCCAGTATGGTATGTCACAGCTGAAATTTAAATGgttcataataaataaaaatccttTGTTCTAACTAATTTATTCTAATTCACGATAACTTTAGTCCTCTGATTTTATTGATTGTGTGCAAACCATTTAAAAATGTTACAGGAATGGTGATCTATGATTTAGAAGAGAAACCTGAGGCTTTTCATTGATACATGTGTATCATTGAGTTTTTCATAGAAAACCTGTATGAGCAACTTtgattattttagatttttttttatgaattttaatacATAATACTTTCCATGCCCTTCTCTTTCTTTTAAGATACCATGAATTACTTGTGTATGGTTTTGTCCAAGATCAATCAGTTTCACCTCTTCTTGCCTTTGTCAAAATAACTACTAATTTTTCAGGTTGCTAAGTTTAAGGATCCTCGTGATGCATGTGCAGCAATTGTTGCCGAATCGTATCGACTCTGGCTACAATACGAAACTCGTACGGATGACATCACAATCATTGTTGCCCACATTAATGGGCTTGCTGATGTACGAGGATGTTTTCTGTTAGTTATTTGGTTAGTCATGCTCTTTCTTGGATGACTTCATTTTAGAACCTTAAGGTTTGTTCTCAAATATTTTCCAGACACAGTCAACTGGAACTGGAGTTGATGTATCAGTAAGACCTTTGCAACAAGTTGTGCAAGTGACAGGTTCTGAATCTCCATCCACTTTGAATTGGAACTCCAGGACTCAGCGTCCAAGACATGAACCATCACGCATCCGACTTAGAGCTATCGAGAGTTATCTTGAGAATGGACATGTTTGGGTTCCTCCCTCTCCTTCACATAGGAAAACATGGGAAGAAGAGGTAAACGTCGATACCCATATGCTATCTTCAAAACTATATGGTTATTTATTAAGTGTAATTTGTCTACTCTGATAACAGTAGGTGACTTGTGCTTATGTTGTTTCCATCCAGGCACATATTGAGCAGGCATTGCATGATCATTTTCTCTTTAGGAGGCTCACAGATTCACAGCGTCATGTTTTGCTTGACTGCATGCGAAGAGTTGATGTGAAGCCTGGGGATGTAGTTGTGCAACAGGTTATTCCTTTTTGATTTAGTCTTCGTGAATTGAAACTTcttgaataaaatatattttctagatAACTAAATGATATCTCGCACTAAATACAGGGTGGGGAAGGTGACTGCTTTTATGTTGTTGGAAGTGGCGAGTTTGAAGTTTTAGCAGTTCAGGTGCTCATCTATGTCTAAGAATATTTACTGATCTACTATATCATGATCAGCTTTTCTTATCTATATTGCATATTCTTCAGTTACTGTCGGTGTGATAGAACAGCAACTTTTCCATTGTCATGATGCACTACGAGGCTTTCTGAATATGAAGTGACTATTATGACCAGGAGTGGAGAAATGTGATTTACCTGAAACAAAATCATGAATATTTTTTAGgaactttttctccaaatcatatcTAAATTCAGAACTAGCTATTTAGCTCTTCCTAGACATGGAGCATTAACAAGAGAAGGCCAATGGCCAAAATAGCTGCTTATGTTTTACTCCTCATTTTCTGACTTCTTTGCACATTATATACTTGACTCATAATGGTTATTGAAGTTTGTATGACAGGTAACTCTTGCTCTTATATTGTTTTATTTGATTGTAACATGGTTGTGACGACACTACTGACAAGATTTAAATTCACTGGAGCCTTCTCTTATAATTGGTCATCAAGATACATCAAGTGCTCATGCTTATCAGGGTTCATGTGGACCTTTCCCTTAATAGAAACAATATTCATGAGGGTCCTCTTTGAGAACATTGGTGATAGAATTCCAAAGCTTATATGTCTCATGGCTGGGCACTGTTATGCTTGCTTTTCCTAGTACACTAATGCAGCAAACCtcattattatcatcattatcaTTAATGAGATATGTGAAACAGGATGAGGATGGGAAAGAAGTCACCAAGGTTCTGCATCAATATACAGCCGAGAAACTGTCATCCTTCGGGGAACTAGCACTAATGTATGTTGCAACTGCAGATTATGTATCCTTGTCATCACTCTGTCACCTATATATGGATGACAAAATAGCATTattgtttttttctttgtttggcgTAAAAGAATTATGCTGAAAATTTATAGGAAACACAAATGTGTACTTTCATGTGCAAATGATTATAACAGACCCCCATCAATCAGGGGAAAAAACACAAAAAAGGTATGCTATGGTTCTTGTGGGTTGTTAACAGTATTGTGCCAGATATCCATTTAATTGGTGAAGATCTGGGTCAAAGGGTCCATTAGTTAAGCAGAAGCTTTTGTCAAACTTGTGCAAACATGATAAACAGTTCCATCCACAAACCCAAGCAAAGAACATGATCTAGGAAATCTGCAGATTGCATCGCCTTTCTTTAAATGTCACAGACTAATTAGATATATAGTAAAAGAATGACATTTTCAGTAGCATAGCATTAAATATGCAGCAAAAATGCATGGTTGGAGTCGAACATGTATTTCTGTGTGCatggaatattttttaaatttcttttttttctttgaaggTGCACAAAATACCTTTACAATGTAGCCATCAATATGATTAAAATTAAACACGAAGTTGTAGAGTGCATATGTTTTTGTTATGGTGTCCTGCATATGAAGATAGGGCCTTCTCGTTGGCCTCCCCCAGGAAGCCAAAGGCAGCATCAAACTTTTTGCTTTGTGATTGCTACAACTATACACGTTAGCATATGACATTTTATTCTGTTTCCATTTTCTATTTGGGGCTTTGCTGAAGGTAGTTTTTACAAAATTTATGCATCTGAGTGTCCGTGTCATTCTTGTATAAGATTCAAGCCAatgaacaaatatttttttgttattccaagTGAATTTTATTGTCCATTATCATATGTGGTGCTGTCGGGATATATCTTGGATACTTCATGTGTTTATCATCCAAATTATGCATCTGCTTTTGGCAGGAGGAAGATGTTACATTTGTTGTGTGACTAATGGCTCTCTCATAGGTACAATAAGCCTCTTCAAGCATCCGTTCATGCAGTTACCTCTGGAACTCTTTGGTCTTTAAAACGGGAAGACTTTCGAggaattcttatgtcaaaattttcCAACTTATCTTCATTAAAGTTGCTCCGATCAGTAGAAATTTTCTCCAAATTGACAATCTTACAGTTAAGCCACATTGCTGAGGCTCTTATGGAAGTTTCCTTCTCGGATGGACAAAAAATTCTCGACAAGGTCCTTGCTGTTTGATCTTAACGTGCATTAACTTTCATCATGTGTGGATATATGTACCAACAAAATCTCTTGACCATAACACATAATTATATCCATGACTTCTGTTGTCTGCATGCAAATGTTAAAAGGAAGTAGGCCTTTAATTATGCACCTAACCAATGCTGACTTACGCGGCTTTGACTTGAGGGACACTGATTGCCTTGCCTCAGTAGTCTCAACTTTTCGGTCATTTTTTATTCCTAGAAAAAATGTAATTGGATCCGGCACTTTTGCATGTTTTCTTATGTTTCTTTACtgtttgaagtatgttttattgTATTAACCTATCTTGCAGAATGAGTATCTCTCCGCATTGTATATCATCCAAAAGGGTCGGGTGAGACTGACATACAGACCAGAACTGTTGAGTCCAAATGCATGCAGCCTTCTGTCCACTCTTCTTGATCAAGGATGTCATTTTCAAGAGAACGATGAACATGTGGTGGAAATGTCAGAAGGAAGCCATTTTGGACAGTGGGCTATTCTTGGCGAGCGTATTAGCTCTCTTACTGCAGTTTCGGTTGGTGACGTGGTTTGTGCAGTTTTTACAAAGGAAAACTTTGATTCAGCAATTGGGCCTTTGTCAAAAGTTCAACAGGATGATCTCAAGTATGCAATTGATCTGAACTTGATTTTATTGTTTACCAACTTCATTGCTTTTTCTATGTATTGCATTGTGGCTTCCAGGTCAAAAGATTTCCAGGATTCTTCAAAAGAATGCACTCCAAATTCTGATGCTTCTACATGCAAGAAGCTTCAGTGTTCTGATTTGGTATGGGGTCAGTAAATTCGTTGTATTTTGTCGGAGGAAATTTTGCTTGATACAGTTCTggaaaattttgaatctcgaacttGCCAATTGTATGCAATCTAGGAATGGAAAATGAGCGTATATTCAACTGATTGCTGTGAGATTGGTCTTGTCATTTTAAAGGGTTCTGGTAGGTAACTTAGTGCTTGTTTGGTTTCTTTTCGTATAGATGCTGTTTTGTTGATTGGTCCATCGGTATTCATACATGTACAATTCCTTGTCCATGGAATAATTATGGCATTTGCTATATTTGATTGTCTTCCAGACACTATGCAAAGCTTAAAAAGGTTCTCTAAAAGGAGGATT comes from the Musa acuminata AAA Group cultivar baxijiao chromosome BXJ1-10, Cavendish_Baxijiao_AAA, whole genome shotgun sequence genome and includes:
- the LOC135586223 gene encoding protein phosphatase 2C and cyclic nucleotide-binding/kinase domain-containing protein-like isoform X3; amino-acid sequence: MGCLYFKNCLGQVPDSPTPSKRKESGHRGAGVGLPHSSSDTDGEGVDQLNQLSITRDSDVGINRLSRVSSQFLPPEGSRKVRVPLGNFELRYSYLSQRGYYPEALDKPNQDSFCIHTPFGTNPDDHFFGVFDGHGENGAQCSQFTKQKLCENLLRNNRFHADAVEAIHAAFLATNSQLHADSLDDAMSGTTAITILVRGRTIYVANAGDSRAVIAEKRGKDIVAVDLSLDQTPFRSDELQRVKNCGARVLTLDQIEGLKNPDVQCWGDEEGDDGDPPRLWVQNAMYPGTAFTRSIGDSIAESIGVVATPEIFVMELTQDHPFFVIASDGVFEFISSQAVIDMVAKFKDPRDACAAIVAESYRLWLQYETRTDDITIIVAHINGLADTQSTGTGVDVSVRPLQQVVQVTGSESPSTLNWNSRTQRPRHEPSRIRLRAIESYLENGHVWVPPSPSHRKTWEEEAHIEQALHDHFLFRRLTDSQRHVLLDCMRRVDVKPGDVVVQQGGEGDCFYVVGSGEFEVLAVQDEDGKEVTKVLHQYTAEKLSSFGELALMYNKPLQASVHAVTSGTLWSLKREDFRGILMSKFSNLSSLKLLRSVEIFSKLTILQLSHIAEALMEVSFSDGQKILDKNEYLSALYIIQKGRVRLTYRPELLSPNACSLLSTLLDQGCHFQENDEHVVEMSEGSHFGQWAILGERISSLTAVSVGDVVCAVFTKENFDSAIGPLSKVQQDDLKSKDFQDSSKECTPNSDASTCKKLQCSDLEWKMSVYSTDCCEIGLVILKGSDTMQSLKRFSKRRIKELGKEDQVLKEKELMKSLNPSTCVPRVLCTCADESYVSILLDCCLACSLASILHSPLGEQSAKYYAASVIVALEELHKIRTLSFIEVFHRTF